A genomic stretch from bacterium BMS3Abin14 includes:
- the ttdA gene encoding L(+)-tartrate dehydratase subunit alpha — MREIEARQITRAVKELCMNAAYHLGDDVVGAIREGLEKEASPTGRDVLNQLLENAEIASAGEFPLCQDCGLAVIFVELGQDVHVSGSDLNDAIHEGVRQGYGEAYLRKSVCHPFTRKNTGDNTPSIIHVKIVPGEKIKLTMAAKGGGSENMSRVMMLKPSDGKEGIMDYVIGRVIESGPNPCPPTIVGVGIGGTYEKAALIAKEALLRPVGRPSPDPELAEMEKKILDAVNGSGIGPAGLGGRVTSFAVHIEMNPCHIASLPVAVNINCHSHRHKETVI, encoded by the coding sequence ATGAGAGAGATCGAGGCCCGGCAGATAACCCGGGCCGTTAAAGAGCTTTGCATGAATGCGGCTTATCACCTGGGCGATGATGTGGTCGGGGCTATCAGGGAAGGTCTGGAAAAGGAGGCATCTCCCACCGGCAGGGATGTGTTGAACCAGCTTCTCGAGAATGCGGAGATAGCCTCGGCAGGGGAGTTCCCCCTTTGCCAGGATTGCGGCCTTGCGGTTATCTTCGTTGAACTTGGCCAGGATGTCCACGTGAGCGGCAGCGACCTCAACGATGCCATCCATGAAGGGGTCAGGCAGGGCTATGGGGAAGCCTATCTCCGAAAGAGCGTATGTCATCCCTTCACCCGTAAAAATACCGGAGATAACACGCCCTCCATCATCCACGTTAAGATTGTCCCTGGTGAAAAGATCAAGCTGACCATGGCCGCCAAGGGAGGGGGCAGTGAGAATATGAGCCGGGTCATGATGCTCAAACCTTCCGATGGGAAGGAAGGTATCATGGATTATGTTATCGGGCGGGTAATAGAATCAGGCCCCAACCCCTGTCCTCCAACCATCGTCGGTGTTGGAATAGGGGGGACATACGAAAAGGCCGCTCTTATTGCCAAGGAGGCTCTCCTCCGCCCCGTCGGCCGACCAAGCCCTGACCCGGAACTGGCAGAGATGGAGAAAAAAATTCTCGATGCAGTGAATGGATCCGGCATCGGTCCGGCCGGGCTGGGGGGCAGGGTGACTTCATTTGCCGTCCACATCGAGATGAACCCCTGTCACATCGCCAGCCTTCCGGTGGCGGTTAATATCAACTGCCATTCCCACCGGCACAAGGAAACGGTCATCTAA
- a CDS encoding response regulator FixJ: MVTSGSLKAIGLAKLLADAESRGFTGSLTLKGKTGLAGITLKDGHVVDVQEPRIRSRLGRYLVTKNLITEKELQAALNTQKQSGKGKFLGEILVDQAVLDRKTLDSSMRNVVEDSLVHLLGWEEGLYRVEPLDVVVGDPVEIAPIPELLSRTAQLASAVEEEWIISEILPDGGELENGVRGEILAAVRRVSQKLRELKPQEIVLMVEDEALMRKMFKDKLESFGFDVDAVESPQKAIEKLSDYDLEGKLPIVLADLIMPTISGKGIFGGLELLEEIQKTHSHVPVIVNTAYPDPTIRRRALFLGATYYINKPERKDITPDKLENQLNLFIEEVALCIQNVIQRHEIYFEREQQNILREELLSQLIQSREELQKVGELVQRDTGDIRFLRETSDKMVHNKSLAKMAETIVQFAGDEMDRSAIFLIRREKVAGFFGHDRRSDQDDFGDRIRGLNFTLEDSPAIQEAVISRDGVVKRNPGDALGSALLEVFGDSPPEHSVILPLLVQNMVVAVLYCDVVAGGTPPRELDSLEILLNLASMSLEIQQQHAIIQRLRQSS; this comes from the coding sequence ATGGTTACGTCGGGAAGCCTGAAGGCGATAGGTCTTGCAAAATTGCTCGCCGATGCCGAGAGCCGGGGGTTCACAGGGTCATTGACCCTTAAGGGCAAGACAGGCCTTGCCGGTATTACCCTTAAGGATGGCCATGTCGTTGATGTTCAGGAACCACGGATCAGGAGCCGCCTCGGCCGTTACCTGGTGACGAAGAACCTCATTACCGAGAAGGAACTCCAGGCGGCTTTGAATACGCAGAAACAGTCGGGTAAAGGAAAATTTCTTGGTGAGATCCTTGTTGACCAGGCGGTTCTGGACAGGAAAACCCTCGACAGTTCCATGAGGAATGTCGTTGAGGACTCCCTTGTCCATCTCCTCGGGTGGGAAGAAGGGCTGTACAGGGTTGAGCCCCTGGACGTTGTGGTGGGTGATCCCGTGGAAATAGCCCCCATCCCGGAGCTCCTCTCAAGGACGGCTCAACTTGCCTCGGCTGTGGAGGAGGAATGGATTATCAGCGAAATTCTTCCTGACGGTGGGGAGCTTGAAAATGGTGTAAGGGGTGAGATCCTCGCGGCGGTTCGCAGGGTCAGCCAGAAGTTGAGGGAGCTCAAGCCACAGGAGATCGTTCTCATGGTTGAGGATGAGGCCCTTATGCGTAAGATGTTCAAGGACAAACTGGAGAGTTTTGGTTTTGATGTGGACGCTGTGGAGTCGCCGCAAAAGGCCATCGAAAAGCTTTCCGACTACGACCTGGAGGGAAAGCTGCCCATCGTTCTGGCGGATCTTATCATGCCCACCATCAGCGGCAAGGGTATATTCGGCGGGCTGGAACTGCTTGAGGAGATACAGAAGACCCACAGCCATGTTCCCGTAATAGTCAACACGGCCTACCCGGATCCGACCATAAGGAGAAGGGCCCTTTTCCTGGGCGCGACCTATTATATAAACAAACCTGAAAGAAAGGACATCACCCCCGACAAGCTTGAAAATCAGTTGAACCTCTTTATTGAGGAGGTCGCCCTCTGCATACAGAATGTTATCCAGAGGCATGAGATTTATTTCGAGAGGGAGCAGCAGAACATTCTGCGGGAGGAACTTCTTTCCCAGCTCATTCAATCCCGCGAGGAATTGCAGAAAGTGGGGGAACTTGTTCAAAGGGACACGGGGGATATTCGTTTCCTTCGTGAGACCAGCGACAAGATGGTGCATAACAAGAGTCTGGCGAAGATGGCAGAGACCATCGTCCAGTTCGCAGGTGATGAGATGGACCGGAGCGCCATCTTCCTGATCAGGCGGGAAAAGGTGGCGGGTTTTTTCGGCCACGACAGAAGGTCTGATCAGGATGATTTTGGAGATCGTATAAGAGGCCTGAACTTTACCCTGGAAGATTCTCCAGCTATCCAGGAAGCGGTAATCTCCAGGGACGGGGTCGTCAAACGGAACCCGGGAGATGCTCTGGGATCCGCGCTGTTGGAAGTATTCGGGGATTCTCCTCCCGAACATTCGGTAATACTCCCCCTGCTGGTGCAGAATATGGTCGTTGCGGTTTTATACTGCGATGTCGTAGCCGGAGGGACCCCGCCGCGGGAGCTGGATTCACTGGAAATCCTGCTGAACCTGGCTTCCATGTCCCTGGAGATCCAGCAGCAGCATGCGATTATCCAGAGGCTCAGACAGAGCAGTTAG
- the porC_3 gene encoding pyruvate synthase subunit PorC: MADRFEVRLSGAGGQGLILGGVILAEAASLFEGKNAVQTQSYGPEARGGASKSEVILSEGEVDYPKATEIDLLLCLTQEACDKYTVDLKDNGVLITDSRMVQDIPEGKFKVYQLPIIDTAKDKVGKVFVANIVALGAITRLIEQVSFDSVEKAVLNRVPNGTEDLNKRALKLGYDLVN; this comes from the coding sequence ATGGCCGACAGGTTCGAGGTAAGACTCAGCGGCGCTGGTGGACAGGGATTGATCCTTGGCGGTGTCATCCTTGCGGAGGCCGCATCCCTTTTTGAAGGTAAAAACGCTGTTCAAACCCAGTCCTACGGACCCGAAGCCAGGGGCGGCGCCAGTAAATCTGAGGTCATCCTCTCGGAAGGAGAGGTCGATTATCCCAAGGCCACGGAGATTGATCTCCTTCTATGCCTTACGCAGGAAGCCTGTGATAAATACACCGTCGATCTGAAAGACAATGGTGTTCTTATCACCGATTCCCGCATGGTCCAGGATATTCCCGAAGGGAAATTCAAGGTTTATCAGCTGCCCATAATCGATACCGCCAAGGATAAGGTCGGGAAGGTTTTTGTCGCCAACATCGTGGCGCTTGGAGCCATAACCCGCCTGATCGAGCAGGTATCCTTCGATTCGGTTGAAAAGGCCGTTCTCAACCGGGTGCCGAATGGAACCGAGGACCTGAACAAAAGAGCCCTGAAACTGGGATACGATCTGGTTAATTAA
- the fumB gene encoding fumarate hydratase class I, anaerobic has protein sequence MSEPVRLTPPLSGEDVEFLKAGDRVLISGTIYTGRDAAHKRLVDLLEKGDPLPLELEGQVIYFVGPSPSRPGNPIGSAGPTTSYRMDAYSPVLIEKGLKVMIGKGARSQEVIDAMVRYKAVYLAAVGGAAALISRRIESCEVIAYEDLGPEAIRKLEVRDFPAIVVNDCEGNDLYRQGVEEYKTA, from the coding sequence ATGTCGGAACCTGTTCGGTTGACTCCCCCTCTGTCGGGGGAAGATGTTGAGTTTTTGAAAGCAGGTGACAGGGTGCTGATCTCCGGTACGATCTACACGGGGCGGGATGCCGCCCATAAGAGGCTTGTGGATCTGTTGGAGAAGGGTGATCCTCTTCCCCTGGAACTGGAGGGCCAGGTCATCTATTTTGTCGGTCCCTCTCCGAGCAGGCCTGGAAATCCCATCGGTTCTGCCGGCCCGACCACCAGTTACCGTATGGACGCCTATTCTCCTGTCCTCATAGAGAAGGGGCTGAAAGTAATGATAGGCAAGGGAGCGCGTTCACAGGAAGTTATTGATGCGATGGTACGCTATAAGGCGGTTTATCTTGCGGCGGTAGGCGGGGCAGCGGCCCTGATATCCCGAAGGATCGAGTCCTGTGAGGTCATCGCCTACGAGGACCTCGGCCCGGAGGCCATTCGAAAGCTGGAAGTCAGGGATTTTCCCGCTATCGTGGTAAACGACTGCGAGGGAAACGATCTTTACAGGCAGGGTGTGGAAGAGTACAAGACGGCGTAA
- the sucC gene encoding succinyl-CoA ligase [ADP-forming] subunit beta: MKVHEYQAKQLLREYGVPVPDGGMGRTPAEARKIAEELGGKVVVKAQIHAGGRGKAGGVKLVSGPAEAEKVAGELIGKTLITHQTGPGGKVVNQILIEGGVEIASEFYLGMAIDRATERVAIMASTEGGVEIEKVAAEAPEKILKEFVDPAVGLMPFQARKIAFNLGLTGKTASAAASFVLKLYRLFMDKDCSLAEINPLITTATGEVIALDAKLNFDDNALFRHPDIVELRDLSEEQPQETEASEYGLSYIKLEGNVGCMVNGAGLAMSTMDIIKLAGGEPANFLDVGGAAKEESVTNAFRIILSDKNVKVVLVNIFGGIVRCDIVAQGVINAAKNLNVTVPVVVRLEGTNAKEGLSLIEKSGMKFITAKGLKAAAEQAVAAAKSGEV, from the coding sequence ATGAAGGTCCACGAATACCAGGCGAAACAGCTTCTTCGGGAATATGGCGTTCCGGTGCCGGACGGGGGGATGGGCAGAACCCCTGCGGAGGCCCGGAAGATAGCCGAAGAATTGGGCGGGAAAGTCGTTGTAAAGGCTCAGATCCATGCCGGGGGCCGCGGCAAGGCCGGCGGCGTTAAGTTGGTTTCAGGACCCGCGGAGGCCGAGAAGGTGGCTGGGGAGCTTATAGGCAAAACCCTGATAACCCACCAGACCGGACCCGGGGGGAAGGTTGTCAATCAGATCCTCATCGAGGGAGGGGTTGAGATCGCATCCGAGTTCTACCTCGGCATGGCCATCGATCGCGCAACCGAGAGGGTCGCCATCATGGCGAGTACCGAGGGAGGGGTTGAGATCGAGAAAGTAGCGGCCGAAGCCCCTGAGAAGATCCTCAAGGAATTCGTGGACCCGGCCGTGGGATTGATGCCCTTTCAGGCCAGGAAGATTGCATTCAATCTGGGTTTGACCGGAAAGACTGCGTCTGCCGCGGCCTCCTTTGTCCTGAAGCTTTACAGACTGTTTATGGACAAGGATTGTTCACTGGCTGAGATCAATCCGCTCATCACCACTGCGACCGGCGAGGTGATTGCCCTTGACGCAAAGTTGAATTTTGACGACAATGCCCTTTTCCGGCACCCTGATATCGTTGAGCTTCGGGACCTTTCGGAGGAACAGCCGCAGGAGACCGAAGCCTCGGAGTACGGGCTCTCCTATATAAAACTGGAGGGCAATGTGGGGTGTATGGTCAACGGTGCGGGCCTAGCCATGTCCACCATGGACATTATCAAGCTTGCAGGCGGCGAGCCGGCGAATTTTCTGGATGTGGGCGGAGCGGCCAAGGAGGAATCCGTCACTAATGCCTTCAGGATCATTCTCTCCGATAAAAATGTTAAGGTTGTCCTCGTCAATATTTTCGGGGGCATCGTCCGTTGCGATATCGTGGCCCAGGGTGTGATCAATGCTGCGAAAAACCTGAACGTGACGGTCCCTGTCGTCGTCAGGCTCGAGGGCACGAATGCGAAGGAGGGGCTCAGCCTTATTGAAAAATCAGGGATGAAATTTATTACGGCCAAAGGCCTGAAGGCCGCTGCAGAGCAGGCGGTAGCTGCCGCAAAGAGCGGGGAGGTGTAG
- the mdh_2 gene encoding malate dehydrogenase produces the protein MAKRRNKITVVGGGNVGSTAVHWAAAKELGDIVLVDIVEGMPQGKALDLTETSPVEGFDCNVIGTNNYEETAGSDVAIITAGLARKPGMSRDDLLQKNFQIVKSCAEQVAKYSPEAFIIVVSNPLDVMAYVAKAVTGFPKNRVMGMAGVLDSARFRAFIAMELGISVKDTSAFVLGGHGDTMVPLVRYSYAGGIPIEKLIPADRIEAIVERTRKAGGEIVGLLKTGSAYYSPSAAAVQMAEAILKDQKRILPCAACLEGEYGISGGLFVGVPVILGGDGIEKIIEIDLSDEENAALQKSVENVKSNVGKLPL, from the coding sequence ATGGCGAAGCGGAGGAATAAAATTACAGTAGTTGGAGGGGGCAACGTAGGCTCCACGGCCGTTCACTGGGCTGCCGCAAAGGAGCTCGGGGATATTGTCCTCGTGGATATTGTGGAGGGAATGCCTCAGGGAAAAGCTCTGGATTTAACGGAGACATCCCCTGTGGAGGGGTTTGACTGCAACGTTATCGGCACCAACAACTACGAGGAGACTGCCGGGTCCGATGTGGCCATCATTACGGCCGGATTGGCTCGAAAGCCCGGGATGAGCCGTGACGATCTCCTTCAGAAAAACTTTCAGATCGTAAAGAGCTGTGCTGAGCAGGTGGCTAAATACTCTCCCGAAGCCTTCATAATAGTGGTCAGCAATCCTCTTGACGTCATGGCCTATGTAGCCAAGGCCGTCACCGGGTTTCCCAAAAACCGGGTAATGGGGATGGCAGGGGTGCTGGACAGCGCCCGCTTCCGGGCGTTTATCGCCATGGAGCTGGGGATCTCCGTGAAGGATACCAGCGCCTTTGTCCTTGGCGGGCATGGCGACACCATGGTGCCTCTGGTCAGATACTCATATGCCGGCGGCATCCCTATCGAAAAGCTCATACCGGCCGACCGCATTGAGGCGATTGTTGAGAGAACCAGGAAAGCCGGAGGCGAAATCGTTGGCCTCCTCAAGACCGGGAGCGCCTATTACTCCCCCTCGGCCGCTGCTGTCCAGATGGCCGAGGCCATTCTCAAGGACCAGAAGAGGATACTTCCCTGCGCGGCCTGTCTTGAGGGAGAGTATGGTATCTCCGGCGGACTTTTCGTGGGTGTTCCGGTAATCCTGGGCGGTGACGGCATCGAAAAGATTATTGAGATCGACCTTTCCGACGAAGAAAATGCCGCACTTCAAAAGTCTGTAGAGAACGTAAAGAGTAATGTCGGTAAATTGCCGCTGTAG
- the korA_2 gene encoding 2-oxoglutarate oxidoreductase subunit KorA, with product MSGKDVFFQGNEACAHGALYAGCRFFAGYPITPSTEVAELMSRFLPKLGGAFIQMEDEIAAMAATIGGSLAGKKSLTATSGPGFSLKQENIGFACITEIPCVILNVMRGGPSTGLPTGPSQSDVMQARWGTHGDHPVIALTPASVQEIFTETVRAFNLAERLRTPVILLLDEIIGHMREKITIPPEGELEIWDRPRPTCKPEEYKPYDISEGLIPPMADFGSGYRWHTTGLNHDETGFPTNKPELVEPEAERLMNKITRNLDIIEKYDYHEARGAKVGMMAFGSTSRSARAAIRTLAAEGIPVEFLRPVTLWPFPTKIIEKMAENVDAIIVPEMNLGQMSEEVQRCACGKARVVGINRVDGDPITPAQIIDKIREVS from the coding sequence ATGAGCGGCAAGGACGTATTTTTTCAAGGTAATGAAGCCTGTGCGCACGGTGCCCTTTATGCCGGCTGCCGTTTTTTCGCCGGCTATCCCATCACCCCATCAACCGAGGTAGCTGAATTGATGTCACGCTTCCTGCCGAAGCTTGGCGGGGCGTTTATCCAGATGGAGGATGAGATCGCCGCCATGGCGGCCACCATCGGGGGGTCCCTCGCAGGCAAAAAAAGCCTGACGGCTACCAGTGGTCCCGGTTTTTCCCTCAAACAGGAAAACATCGGGTTCGCATGCATAACGGAGATACCGTGTGTGATCCTGAATGTCATGCGAGGCGGCCCCAGCACCGGGCTGCCCACCGGCCCCAGCCAGTCGGACGTCATGCAGGCCAGGTGGGGCACCCATGGGGATCATCCGGTCATCGCCTTAACCCCCGCCTCCGTTCAGGAGATCTTCACCGAAACGGTGAGGGCTTTCAACCTGGCCGAGAGGCTCAGGACCCCGGTTATCCTTCTCCTCGATGAGATTATCGGTCACATGAGGGAAAAGATCACTATTCCCCCCGAAGGGGAGCTTGAGATCTGGGACCGTCCCAGGCCAACGTGCAAACCTGAGGAGTATAAACCTTACGACATCAGTGAAGGGTTGATTCCGCCCATGGCCGATTTCGGCTCCGGCTACCGCTGGCACACCACCGGCCTGAACCATGATGAAACAGGATTTCCAACCAACAAGCCCGAATTGGTGGAACCGGAAGCTGAGAGGCTTATGAACAAGATCACCCGCAATCTGGACATCATAGAAAAGTATGACTACCACGAGGCCAGGGGGGCTAAGGTCGGGATGATGGCCTTCGGTTCCACATCCCGGTCCGCGCGCGCGGCCATCAGAACCCTGGCCGCAGAGGGGATTCCTGTGGAGTTCCTCAGGCCCGTCACCCTTTGGCCCTTTCCCACGAAGATCATCGAGAAGATGGCCGAAAATGTTGATGCCATAATTGTCCCTGAGATGAATCTCGGCCAGATGTCTGAGGAGGTCCAGAGGTGCGCCTGCGGCAAGGCCAGGGTCGTTGGGATTAACAGGGTGGACGGTGATCCGATAACACCCGCGCAGATCATTGACAAGATCAGGGAGGTGTCGTGA
- the aspS gene encoding aspartate--tRNA ligase, giving the protein MDTGSDALDQQGDWERTHNCGTLKKDNIGNEVILMGWVLRRRDHGGLIFVDLRDRWGITQVVFNPEREPESHGKAERLRSEYVIAVRGEVSPRPEGMGNPGLVTGAIEVLVDELRVLNSSLTPPFSLDEREGGDVAEIVRLKYRYLALRRDTLKNNMIQRSLLAKWVRDYFYDEGFLEIETPFLTKSTPEGARDYLVPSRVSQGNFYALPQSPQLFKQILMVAGFDRYFQIVHCFRDEDLRADRQPEFTQIDVEMSFPTVDTLFDIMERMMSGVFRFALDLDIAGPFPRLGYGECLDRFGLDRPDTRFGMELVDLTEILGCTEARVFSETVAAGGIIRGLTVKDGGGMSRRELDELTAYVGVYGAKGLAWFKYSENGWQSPLAKFIGEDEKARVSQTAMFEPGDLLLVVAGASGMVNESLGQLRVHLGNMLDLIPADRYDFLWVTDFPLFEYDEKAGRYNSMHHPFTSPVEEDLPLLETDPGRVRAKAYDMVLNGSEIGGGSVRIHRQDVQSTVFKHLNIGPDEASEKFGFLLDALQYGAPPHGGIAFGLDRIMMILTGSASIRDVIPFPKTQKAACLMTDAPNPVDPTQLMELGLKLRR; this is encoded by the coding sequence TTGGATACGGGATCAGATGCACTGGACCAGCAGGGTGATTGGGAGCGAACGCACAACTGTGGAACCCTGAAAAAAGATAATATCGGGAATGAGGTCATCCTCATGGGTTGGGTCCTTCGCAGAAGGGATCACGGCGGGTTGATCTTCGTCGATCTGAGAGACCGGTGGGGCATAACCCAGGTAGTTTTCAACCCGGAGAGGGAACCTGAATCCCACGGGAAAGCTGAGCGCCTGAGATCCGAATACGTTATCGCCGTCAGGGGTGAGGTGTCTCCAAGACCCGAAGGCATGGGAAACCCTGGTCTGGTCACGGGAGCGATTGAGGTGCTGGTTGACGAGTTGAGGGTTCTCAACTCCAGTCTGACCCCCCCGTTTTCCCTTGACGAGCGTGAGGGTGGGGATGTCGCTGAAATCGTCCGCCTCAAGTACCGGTACCTGGCCCTGCGGCGGGACACCCTGAAAAACAATATGATACAGCGTTCCCTCTTGGCGAAATGGGTCAGGGACTATTTTTACGATGAGGGATTTCTCGAGATAGAGACACCCTTTCTCACAAAAAGCACCCCAGAGGGCGCCAGGGATTATCTTGTGCCCAGCAGGGTTAGCCAAGGTAACTTCTACGCACTTCCACAGTCCCCACAGCTTTTCAAACAGATCTTGATGGTAGCCGGGTTCGACCGCTATTTCCAGATTGTACACTGTTTCAGGGACGAGGACCTGCGTGCGGACCGGCAGCCGGAGTTTACCCAGATCGACGTGGAGATGTCCTTTCCCACGGTTGACACCCTGTTCGATATAATGGAGCGGATGATGTCCGGGGTCTTCCGGTTCGCCCTGGACCTGGACATAGCGGGACCCTTTCCACGACTGGGTTATGGGGAGTGCCTTGACAGGTTTGGACTGGACAGGCCGGACACAAGATTCGGGATGGAGCTGGTTGACCTGACGGAGATCCTTGGCTGTACCGAGGCGAGAGTGTTCTCCGAAACCGTGGCGGCCGGCGGTATTATCAGAGGGCTGACGGTTAAGGATGGGGGTGGAATGTCCCGCAGAGAGCTCGATGAGCTTACAGCCTATGTGGGGGTTTACGGGGCAAAAGGGCTGGCCTGGTTCAAGTATTCCGAGAATGGCTGGCAGTCTCCCCTGGCCAAGTTCATCGGTGAGGACGAAAAAGCGCGGGTGTCCCAAACGGCCATGTTTGAACCGGGCGACCTGCTTCTGGTAGTCGCGGGCGCCTCCGGCATGGTTAACGAGTCGTTGGGGCAGCTGCGGGTCCACCTCGGGAACATGCTCGACCTCATACCTGCTGACCGCTACGATTTTCTCTGGGTTACCGATTTCCCCCTTTTCGAATACGACGAGAAGGCGGGCAGGTACAACTCCATGCACCACCCGTTCACCTCCCCGGTGGAAGAAGACCTGCCCCTCCTCGAAACGGACCCCGGCCGGGTCAGGGCCAAGGCCTACGACATGGTCCTGAACGGGTCTGAGATCGGTGGCGGCAGCGTTCGTATTCACCGGCAAGACGTACAGAGCACCGTATTCAAGCACCTGAACATAGGACCTGATGAGGCAAGCGAAAAATTCGGATTTCTCCTTGACGCGCTGCAGTACGGCGCCCCTCCTCACGGCGGCATCGCATTCGGTCTGGACCGCATTATGATGATACTGACCGGATCTGCCTCCATCAGGGACGTCATTCCTTTTCCCAAGACCCAGAAAGCCGCTTGTCTCATGACCGATGCGCCCAACCCTGTTGATCCAACCCAGCTTATGGAACTTGGACTGAAGCTGCGCCGGTAA
- the korB_2 gene encoding 2-oxoglutarate oxidoreductase subunit KorB, which produces MAFNYAQYTRPGKLPHIWCPGCAHGIVMKSLIRAIDRVGLDKDNTVIVSGIGCASRLPGYVDFNTLHTTHGRGLGFATGIKMANPKLDVIVVGGDGDSLAIGGNHFIHACRRNINITLVVFNNFIYGMTGGQFSPTTPHGRLASTTPYGNPDYSFDVVELASGAGASFVGRHTAYHAIPLERMIADAISHKGFSVVDALCTCPTTYGRRNKLGTAVDMIEWFKNNTVGIKAAGKLPPEKVEGKILTGVFKNIEKPEYCMEYENIKAKAGNRP; this is translated from the coding sequence ATGGCATTTAACTACGCGCAATATACCCGGCCGGGCAAGCTTCCCCACATCTGGTGTCCGGGATGCGCCCATGGAATCGTTATGAAATCGCTTATCAGGGCCATCGATCGGGTTGGGCTGGATAAGGACAACACCGTTATCGTATCAGGGATAGGCTGCGCTTCAAGGCTTCCCGGCTATGTCGACTTCAACACTCTGCACACCACCCATGGAAGAGGCCTTGGATTTGCCACGGGAATAAAGATGGCCAATCCGAAGCTTGATGTTATTGTCGTGGGTGGCGACGGGGATTCCCTCGCCATCGGCGGGAATCATTTTATACACGCCTGCCGAAGGAACATCAACATCACTCTGGTGGTTTTCAACAACTTTATCTACGGCATGACAGGAGGTCAATTCTCGCCAACGACCCCCCATGGCAGGCTTGCAAGCACCACACCTTACGGCAATCCTGATTACTCTTTCGACGTGGTGGAGTTGGCATCGGGCGCCGGGGCGAGCTTTGTGGGGCGCCATACCGCGTATCATGCCATTCCACTGGAGAGGATGATTGCCGATGCCATCTCCCATAAGGGATTTTCGGTGGTGGATGCCCTGTGCACGTGCCCGACGACCTACGGACGAAGGAACAAACTGGGAACGGCTGTGGATATGATCGAGTGGTTTAAAAATAATACCGTGGGCATCAAGGCGGCTGGAAAGCTTCCTCCCGAAAAGGTCGAGGGAAAGATCCTCACCGGCGTGTTTAAAAATATTGAAAAGCCCGAATATTGTATGGAATACGAAAACATCAAGGCAAAGGCAGGGAACAGGCCCTGA
- a CDS encoding 2-oxoglutarate-acceptor oxidoreductase subunit OorD: MANIAPDEKTEVAQYGGRKITIIPRYCKGCEICVKFCPASVLEMKDFKVHTARIEDCTECMLCEVRCPDFAIFVDESGKKGKAK; this comes from the coding sequence ATGGCCAATATCGCTCCTGACGAGAAGACTGAGGTAGCGCAATATGGTGGGAGAAAAATCACCATAATTCCCCGATATTGCAAGGGGTGCGAGATCTGTGTGAAGTTCTGCCCTGCTTCGGTCCTGGAAATGAAAGATTTCAAGGTTCACACAGCTCGCATTGAGGACTGTACCGAATGCATGCTCTGTGAGGTGAGATGCCCCGATTTTGCCATTTTTGTAGATGAATCGGGTAAAAAGGGGAAGGCGAAATGA
- the sucD_2 gene encoding succinyl-CoA ligase [ADP-forming] subunit alpha, whose product MSILVNSDTRVVVQGITGHEGSFHTRQCVAYGTKVVAGVTPGKGGQDVDGIPVFNTVSQAVEKEGADAALIFVPPAFCADAILEAAYGGVDLVVCITEGIPTLDMVKVKNALGATGVRMIGPNCPGVMTPGQCKMGIMPGFIHKEGRVGVISRSGTLTYEAVGQLTELGIGQSTCIGIGGDPIIGSTFVDLLRLFNDDPDTDAVVMIGEIGGSAEETAADFIKKEMGKPVVSFIAGQTAPPGKRMGHAGAIIAGGKGTAAEKIVSLEAAGVTVSRSPSEIGARIAEVLGA is encoded by the coding sequence ATGAGCATCCTGGTAAACAGCGATACGAGGGTTGTCGTTCAGGGAATCACGGGACACGAGGGTAGTTTCCACACAAGGCAGTGCGTAGCCTACGGGACCAAAGTGGTCGCCGGGGTGACGCCTGGAAAGGGCGGCCAGGACGTCGATGGCATCCCTGTTTTCAACACGGTATCCCAGGCGGTAGAAAAGGAGGGCGCCGACGCGGCCCTGATTTTCGTTCCACCTGCATTTTGCGCCGACGCTATCCTTGAGGCGGCTTACGGGGGGGTCGATCTCGTTGTATGTATTACCGAGGGGATTCCCACTCTGGACATGGTCAAGGTGAAAAACGCACTTGGGGCTACGGGTGTGCGGATGATCGGGCCTAACTGTCCCGGTGTCATGACCCCGGGTCAGTGCAAGATGGGCATCATGCCCGGGTTTATCCATAAGGAGGGGCGCGTTGGCGTTATCTCCAGGAGCGGGACCCTGACCTACGAGGCCGTCGGCCAGTTGACGGAGCTTGGCATCGGTCAGAGTACATGCATCGGCATTGGGGGAGACCCCATTATCGGCAGCACATTTGTTGATCTTTTACGGCTTTTCAACGATGATCCTGATACCGACGCCGTGGTGATGATCGGCGAGATCGGCGGCTCTGCGGAGGAGACCGCCGCAGACTTTATCAAAAAAGAGATGGGTAAACCGGTTGTGTCGTTCATCGCCGGACAGACTGCCCCTCCCGGGAAGCGGATGGGGCATGCCGGGGCTATTATTGCTGGTGGAAAAGGTACTGCCGCCGAAAAGATTGTCAGCCTGGAGGCAGCCGGGGTTACCGTCAGCAGGAGCCCCTCGGAAATTGGCGCCAGGATAGCTGAAGTCCTTGGCGCCTGA